From a region of the bacterium genome:
- a CDS encoding DUF4855 domain-containing protein encodes MLLLTAAASCAAQAAYLPPGTPEVDGIHDLVLIYQGLKSRPTWNKQALLPYVAYVDEQGVPRDWLFDGFLFIEFATDDGIYIHHHLKDKRLPTIADWQWLADGWFRPGNGLDGLEEATAEAGAKLGQPDRMSPVVITLPLPLSADEAFGPLPGETGKLNFSRLHDRQYALKWYIDRVRQQFQQRAYRHLKLAGFYWTPESIPPDDRELVTSTSAYLKAVGLHHYWIPYHGATSIRQWRDLGLAGMMIQPNYFFPTPPPAENRFMITAKMARLVGGGIEMEFDGRALSSDDFHRRMLGYLDAGVYYGWMNDALLGWYEGGGALGKMAASPGRGRELYRKVYEFVKGTYQPSGQWDFSRFPIAERNNSLNLALAGRGAQVSGAPKRPEWGDDIGPEKLVDGDIDTYGGMSGFAAFFIPGAVTIELPQPATVARTQIMFFETDGRFHRYKVESSADGQTWEAAVDKSAGEWRGWQVDKFAPRQARYVRLTVLHNSANSIAAVVEFEVYSAPE; translated from the coding sequence GTGTTGCTGCTGACCGCGGCCGCCTCCTGTGCGGCGCAGGCCGCCTATCTGCCGCCGGGCACGCCCGAGGTGGACGGTATCCACGACCTGGTGCTGATCTACCAAGGCCTGAAGTCCCGCCCCACCTGGAACAAACAGGCGCTGCTGCCCTATGTGGCCTATGTGGATGAGCAGGGAGTGCCGCGGGACTGGCTGTTCGATGGGTTCCTGTTCATCGAGTTCGCCACCGATGACGGGATCTACATCCACCATCATCTCAAGGACAAGCGCCTGCCGACGATCGCGGACTGGCAGTGGCTGGCCGACGGCTGGTTCCGTCCGGGCAACGGCCTCGACGGCCTGGAGGAGGCGACGGCGGAGGCGGGCGCGAAGCTCGGGCAGCCGGACCGCATGTCACCGGTGGTGATCACGCTGCCCCTGCCGCTGAGTGCCGACGAGGCGTTCGGCCCGCTGCCCGGCGAGACCGGGAAGCTGAACTTCTCTCGGCTACACGACCGCCAGTACGCCCTCAAGTGGTACATAGACCGTGTGCGGCAGCAGTTCCAGCAGCGCGCGTACCGCCACCTGAAGCTGGCGGGGTTCTACTGGACGCCGGAGTCAATCCCGCCCGACGACCGCGAACTGGTGACGTCCACCTCCGCCTATCTCAAGGCCGTCGGGCTGCATCACTACTGGATCCCTTACCACGGGGCGACGAGCATCCGGCAGTGGCGCGACCTGGGCCTGGCGGGCATGATGATCCAGCCCAACTACTTCTTCCCGACCCCGCCCCCGGCCGAGAACCGCTTCATGATTACGGCGAAGATGGCGCGGCTGGTGGGTGGCGGCATCGAGATGGAGTTTGACGGTCGCGCGCTGAGCAGCGACGACTTCCACCGGCGGATGCTGGGCTACCTCGATGCGGGCGTGTACTACGGGTGGATGAATGACGCTTTGCTGGGCTGGTATGAGGGGGGCGGGGCGCTGGGCAAGATGGCGGCCAGCCCCGGGCGCGGCCGCGAGCTGTACCGCAAGGTCTACGAGTTCGTGAAGGGGACGTACCAGCCGTCCGGCCAGTGGGACTTCTCGCGGTTCCCCATCGCAGAGCGTAACAACAGTCTCAACCTGGCGCTGGCCGGGCGAGGGGCGCAGGTCAGCGGCGCCCCCAAGCGGCCGGAGTGGGGCGATGACATCGGCCCGGAGAAGCTGGTGGACGGCGACATTGACACGTACGGGGGGATGAGCGGCTTTGCGGCGTTCTTCATCCCCGGCGCGGTGACCATCGAGTTGCCCCAACCGGCGACCGTCGCGCGCACGCAGATCATGTTCTTCGAGACCGACGGGCGGTTCCACCGCTACAAGGTGGAGAGTTCGGCAGACGGGCAGACCTGGGAGGCGGCGGTGGACAAGAGCGCGGGGGAGTGGCGGGGGTGGCAGGTGGACAAGTTCGCGCCAAGGCAAGCCAGGTACGTGCGCCTGACCGTGCTCCACAACTCCGCCAACAGCATTGCCGCGGTAGTCGAGTTCGAGGTCTACAGCGCCCCGGAGTAG
- a CDS encoding sugar phosphate isomerase/epimerase — protein MSKIGLQLIVYGQRQRDDLAGVLAEVKAVGYDGAETGGDGHGLLGAEVIINTFKNAGLALTGIHCGYGDMVDEAKVKDHIAFLKQAGSRFMICSGVADNNAIAGYEQSADTFNKVGQMCVDAGLTFCYHHHAWEFKPLEGGKQGIYTLIERTCPKLVKLNIDVFWVHIGGANPAKFIAKYSDRAGYYHFKDGAKTADGQTFIELGQGEVDLVGAKDEALKHPLDWIVCEQDRTTKEPKVSIKESFDYLKSIGL, from the coding sequence ATGAGCAAGATCGGTCTGCAGTTGATCGTGTACGGACAGCGACAGCGTGATGACCTGGCCGGCGTGCTGGCGGAGGTCAAGGCAGTTGGGTACGACGGAGCCGAGACGGGCGGCGACGGCCACGGGCTCCTGGGCGCCGAGGTCATCATCAACACTTTCAAGAACGCCGGCCTGGCCCTCACGGGCATCCACTGCGGCTATGGTGACATGGTTGACGAGGCGAAGGTCAAGGACCACATCGCGTTCCTCAAGCAGGCGGGCTCGCGGTTCATGATCTGCTCGGGCGTGGCCGACAACAACGCCATCGCCGGCTACGAGCAGTCGGCCGACACCTTCAACAAGGTCGGGCAGATGTGCGTGGATGCCGGGCTGACGTTCTGCTACCACCACCATGCCTGGGAGTTCAAGCCGCTCGAGGGCGGCAAGCAGGGCATCTACACGCTCATCGAGCGGACCTGCCCGAAGCTGGTGAAGCTGAACATTGACGTCTTCTGGGTGCACATCGGTGGGGCGAACCCGGCGAAGTTCATCGCCAAGTATTCCGACCGCGCCGGGTACTACCACTTCAAGGACGGCGCCAAGACCGCCGACGGCCAGACGTTCATCGAGCTGGGTCAGGGCGAAGTGGACCTGGTGGGCGCCAAGGATGAAGCGCTCAAGCACCCGCTGGACTGGATCGTGTGCGAGCAGGACCGCACGACGAAGGAGCCGAAGGTCTCGATCAAGGAGAGCTTCGACTACCTCAAGAGCATCGGGCTGTAG
- a CDS encoding BtrH N-terminal domain-containing protein, producing the protein MRKQLDGLRWETCWMTEVGCLKGCLAHLGVEITLPHLYGLSAYAFVINMHEVACPSSPTAWRSADLVAALLPNLGAQAEFALGSTETGGLAEAQANAWELARRYLDAGLPVYGWELHWPEYYVVHGYDHVGYYYRGPGCEDGGGPKPWQELGATEIGMVYVAGLKPCPRTSTQAAVADALEVALQLAEPDNPWRLENYTTGPAAYDVWANALASGIASEFGHRYCASVWAEGRHHAVRFLTELAESLQGAAGEAAQEALAAYRRVNVLLGTVAQEHVFLPYDQIPEGQTLQSAESASMLRQAGEAETEGLTALRKLAEALRG; encoded by the coding sequence ATGCGCAAGCAACTGGATGGTCTGCGCTGGGAAACCTGCTGGATGACCGAGGTGGGCTGCCTGAAGGGCTGCCTGGCCCATCTGGGTGTGGAGATCACGCTGCCGCACCTGTACGGGCTGAGCGCCTACGCCTTCGTCATCAACATGCACGAGGTGGCCTGCCCGAGCAGCCCCACGGCCTGGCGCAGCGCCGACCTAGTGGCGGCGCTGCTGCCCAACCTCGGCGCCCAGGCGGAGTTCGCCCTGGGCAGCACGGAGACGGGCGGCCTGGCCGAGGCCCAGGCCAATGCCTGGGAGTTGGCACGGCGCTATCTGGACGCCGGGCTCCCGGTCTATGGCTGGGAGCTGCATTGGCCCGAGTACTACGTCGTGCACGGCTACGACCATGTCGGCTACTACTACCGGGGCCCCGGCTGTGAGGACGGGGGCGGGCCGAAGCCGTGGCAGGAGCTGGGGGCCACGGAGATCGGCATGGTCTACGTGGCCGGGCTGAAGCCCTGCCCGCGTACCTCGACCCAGGCGGCGGTGGCCGACGCGCTCGAAGTGGCGTTGCAGCTCGCGGAGCCCGACAACCCCTGGCGCCTGGAGAACTACACGACCGGGCCGGCCGCCTACGACGTGTGGGCCAACGCCCTGGCCAGCGGCATCGCCAGCGAGTTCGGCCACCGCTATTGCGCCTCGGTGTGGGCCGAAGGCCGCCACCACGCCGTGCGCTTCCTGACCGAGCTGGCCGAGAGCCTGCAGGGCGCGGCCGGCGAGGCCGCCCAGGAGGCCCTGGCGGCGTACCGGCGTGTGAATGTGCTGCTGGGCACGGTGGCCCAGGAGCATGTGTTCCTGCCCTACGACCAGATCCCCGAGGGGCAGACGCTGCAGAGCGCCGAGTCGGCCAGTATGTTGCGGCAGGCGGGGGAGGCCGAGACGGAAGGGCTGACGGCGCTCAGGAAGCTGGCGGAGGCCCTGCGCGGCTGA
- a CDS encoding polysaccharide deacetylase family protein, producing the protein MKQLPYLSFLVLLPTLAHGWPIMNSSSQRLTLRFASAAEANLAKLSFAPVYDDREWALSARWDDSNPNSLVMREHMARYGLKGTFYLTGTDPQGRLGEQFARDLMRDGFSIGGHTQTHPSLTMVPPNEIWQQIMANRIEREAQTDTPINSFAFPNGRYRSDTDPQAMADITAALERAGYFHCVYTDFVRNNPHLKQAEWTTGWQVVPGDKVVDAAKFQENLDKILRFKDTYQTTSHCIFLGVHAWQQGEEWPKFDAVLQTLTDRNWWICNQTEWAAYSRQAREATCRQEETAAAQPAREYTITRPVAAELGAAVPLTVVVQGAAPQQALCEGQPVTIEQRGGRAIINLPAGQEGAPPAKIDHVAVEAGSQEYVVSKDFPGLRFRMQLQPRGEQPGLTLQWQPAPELTGVAVSCRLPLRYLQSGGAGLPTAEGSRLEQPLARFPLQERPDLERYRSGPEYFVVQFDFTSQWGPGRIYVTTQADVDG; encoded by the coding sequence ATGAAGCAACTCCCATACCTGTCGTTCCTCGTCCTGCTGCCGACACTCGCCCACGGGTGGCCGATCATGAACTCCTCTAGCCAACGTCTCACGCTGCGGTTCGCGTCCGCGGCCGAGGCCAACTTGGCGAAGCTGAGCTTCGCCCCGGTCTACGACGACCGGGAGTGGGCGCTGTCGGCCCGGTGGGACGACAGCAACCCCAACAGCCTCGTCATGCGCGAGCACATGGCCAGGTACGGGCTGAAGGGCACGTTCTACCTGACGGGCACCGACCCACAGGGGCGGCTCGGCGAGCAGTTCGCGCGCGACCTCATGCGCGACGGGTTCTCCATCGGCGGCCACACCCAGACCCACCCCTCGCTGACGATGGTGCCGCCCAATGAGATCTGGCAGCAGATCATGGCCAACCGCATCGAGCGCGAGGCGCAGACCGACACGCCGATCAACTCGTTCGCCTTCCCCAACGGCCGGTACAGGTCCGACACCGATCCGCAGGCCATGGCGGACATCACGGCGGCGCTGGAACGGGCGGGGTACTTCCACTGCGTCTACACCGACTTCGTGCGCAACAACCCGCACCTGAAGCAAGCGGAGTGGACGACCGGGTGGCAGGTCGTACCCGGCGACAAGGTGGTGGACGCGGCGAAGTTCCAGGAGAACCTCGACAAGATCCTGCGCTTCAAGGACACCTATCAGACGACCTCGCACTGCATCTTCCTGGGGGTGCATGCCTGGCAGCAGGGCGAGGAGTGGCCGAAGTTCGACGCGGTGCTGCAGACGCTGACAGACCGCAACTGGTGGATCTGCAACCAGACGGAGTGGGCGGCGTACTCGCGCCAGGCGCGGGAGGCGACCTGCCGGCAAGAGGAGACCGCGGCGGCGCAGCCGGCGCGCGAGTACACGATCACGCGCCCCGTCGCGGCCGAACTGGGGGCCGCGGTGCCGCTGACGGTGGTGGTGCAGGGAGCCGCGCCGCAGCAGGCGCTGTGCGAGGGGCAGCCGGTGACGATCGAGCAGCGCGGGGGCCGGGCGATCATCAACCTGCCGGCAGGGCAGGAGGGGGCACCACCGGCGAAGATTGACCACGTCGCGGTCGAGGCCGGGAGCCAGGAGTACGTCGTCTCGAAGGACTTCCCGGGGCTGCGCTTCCGGATGCAGTTGCAGCCCCGAGGCGAGCAGCCCGGCCTGACCCTGCAGTGGCAGCCGGCGCCCGAACTGACGGGGGTCGCGGTCAGTTGCCGCCTGCCGCTGCGCTATCTGCAGAGCGGTGGGGCAGGCCTGCCGACCGCCGAGGGGAGCCGGCTGGAGCAGCCGCTCGCCCGCTTCCCGCTGCAAGAGCGGCCCGACCTCGAGCGCTACCGGAGCGGGCCGGAGTACTTTGTCGTGCAGTTTGACTTCACGTCCCAGTGGGGGCCGGGCCGCATCTACGTGACGACCCAGGCGGATGTGGATGGCTAG
- the ilvA gene encoding threonine ammonia-lyase, whose product MVSWQDIADARGRIASLARVTPLLPINEHVDGARRVLLKLESLQYTGAFKIRGAANCLAQLSAAERERGVMAASAGNHAQGVAAAAAAMGITATIVMPETTPLVKVERTRRYGATVILDGPDFEAAYAHAQDLCGQRNCVFIHPFADERVIAGQGTVGLELLDQAPEMDSVVVPVGGGGLIAGTALAIKQRRPEVRVFGVQTEAVPALAQSFAQGQPVAVKPQPTIAEGIAVGQPSEVTFGLIEQVVDDIVTVTEAQIAAAMLDLLEDHKLVVEGAGAAPLAAVPQLGERLGRQTVLLVSGGNVDVTTLGAVIDRGLAQAGRAVRLRVDLPDHPGALAKFARIIGEAGANIVEILHNRTTGHIEVGEAEVEVVLHTRGPEHVGEMLELLRARGYNARRHE is encoded by the coding sequence ATGGTGAGCTGGCAGGACATCGCGGACGCGCGCGGGCGGATCGCGTCGCTGGCACGGGTCACGCCGTTGCTGCCGATCAACGAGCATGTGGACGGCGCGCGGCGGGTGCTGCTGAAGCTGGAGAGCCTGCAGTACACCGGCGCCTTCAAGATCCGCGGGGCGGCCAACTGCCTGGCGCAGCTTTCCGCAGCGGAGCGGGAGCGGGGCGTGATGGCGGCGTCGGCGGGCAACCACGCGCAGGGCGTGGCGGCTGCCGCGGCGGCCATGGGCATCACGGCGACCATCGTCATGCCCGAGACCACGCCGCTGGTGAAGGTCGAGCGCACCCGACGCTATGGCGCCACCGTCATCCTCGACGGCCCGGACTTCGAGGCAGCCTACGCGCACGCCCAGGACCTGTGCGGGCAGCGCAACTGCGTCTTCATCCACCCCTTCGCCGATGAGCGCGTGATCGCCGGACAGGGCACCGTCGGCCTGGAGTTGCTCGACCAGGCCCCCGAGATGGACAGCGTCGTCGTGCCCGTCGGGGGCGGTGGGCTCATCGCCGGCACAGCACTGGCGATCAAGCAGCGGCGGCCCGAGGTGCGCGTGTTCGGCGTGCAGACCGAGGCCGTGCCGGCGCTGGCGCAGTCCTTCGCGCAGGGGCAGCCGGTGGCCGTCAAGCCGCAGCCAACCATCGCCGAGGGCATCGCCGTCGGACAGCCTTCGGAGGTGACATTCGGGCTCATTGAGCAGGTCGTGGATGACATCGTGACGGTGACCGAGGCACAGATCGCCGCGGCGATGCTGGACCTGTTGGAGGACCACAAGCTGGTGGTGGAGGGGGCCGGGGCGGCGCCGCTGGCGGCCGTGCCGCAGCTGGGGGAGAGGCTGGGGCGGCAGACAGTGCTGCTGGTGTCGGGGGGCAATGTGGACGTGACGACCCTGGGCGCGGTGATAGACCGCGGGCTGGCGCAGGCGGGCCGCGCGGTGCGGCTGCGCGTGGACCTGCCCGACCACCCCGGGGCGCTCGCGAAGTTCGCGCGGATCATCGGCGAGGCCGGGGCGAACATCGTGGAGATTCTGCACAACCGCACGACCGGGCACATTGAGGTGGGGGAGGCCGAGGTCGAGGTCGTGCTACACACGCGCGGCCCCGAGCATGTCGGCGAGATGCTGGAGCTGCTGCGCGCGCGAGGCTACAACGCGCGGCGGCATGAGTGA